The Bosea sp. AS-1 region ACGGCGTGAGCAGCATCCTCTTCAGCATCGAGACGCCGCTCAACGGCGAACCGGCTACCAGCGGCAATGGAGCACATATCGCGTTCGTTGCGGGAACCAGGAAGATGGTCGACAGCTTCTACCAGGCTGCGCTGACCAATGGCGGAACCGATGCTGGTGCGCCTGGCCTTCGCCCCGAATATGACGCCCATTATTATGGCGCCTTCGTCTTCGACCCCGACGGCAACAAGATCGAGGCCGTCACCCGTTCATCCAAGTGAGGAGAACGACATGCCTGCAAAATCTGCTGCTCAGCAAAAGGCTGCCGGCGCGGCTCTCGCCGCAAAGCGCGGCGACCTGAAGAAGAGCGAACTCAAGGGCGCTTCGAAATCGATGGAAAAGTCGATGAGCGAAAGCGAGCTTGAGAAGATGGCGTCGACCACTCGTAAGGGAAAGCCTGAGCATAAGACTAAACATTGAGGCAGAAGGCCTTGGTCATCGCCGGAAAGCGCGACCAGGGATCGGGCCTTTCCATTTCCGCGCCGCCAGCCAGTGTTCCAGAGCCTTGGCGCGGATCGCCCTTTCAAGCAACGCTCAACGCCCGGCCAGGAAGAGGCCGGACGCGGCGTAGGCGATGGCCGAGATCAGGGCGGCCATCGGCA contains the following coding sequences:
- a CDS encoding VOC family protein; this translates as MIDHISVGANDLVKARAFYDSVFSELGLRLLKSSERSADYGVSSILFSIETPLNGEPATSGNGAHIAFVAGTRKMVDSFYQAALTNGGTDAGAPGLRPEYDAHYYGAFVFDPDGNKIEAVTRSSK
- a CDS encoding DUF3008 family protein, whose product is MPAKSAAQQKAAGAALAAKRGDLKKSELKGASKSMEKSMSESELEKMASTTRKGKPEHKTKH